The following is a genomic window from Chitinispirillales bacterium.
GAATTAATTTTTTTAGGTGAATTTGATACAAAAATATAGTGAGGAATAAATGTATAAAATTGAGTGTTTTAAGTCGGGAAGAATTTCTACTAATTCTTATTTGCTCATTGAAGACGGTAATGCGGTCTTAATCGACGCTCCGCCGGATCCTTTTGATACGATTGAATATATTAAGAAAAATAAAATAAATCTGCGGGCGATATTGCTTACTCATTGTCATTTTGACCATTTTCTAGGTATTTTTAATTTTTGGGACGAAATAGATAAAAATATCCCGCTTTACTTTCATTCTGCAGAACATTTTTTAATCGCCGATGAACATATTAACGGCGGAAAATTGTTTGGGAAGAGAGCGTCATACAACGGTTCTTACATCCCGCTTGAAGAAGGAAAACTGAGTATAGGAAATTTTGTATTTGACGTTTATCATATACCTGGTCATACGCCTGGGGGGATTGTTTTTCTTATAGGTGCGGACTGTTTCTCAGGGGATTCGCTTTTTGCCGGAACGGTTGGACGAAGCGATTGGGGCTATAGCGACGGTAAAGCGCTTATAGAAAATATAAAAAGCAAACTTTTTGTTCTTTCCGATTCAACGAACGTTTTACCCGGACACGGATACTGCTCGACTATAGGCGAAGAAAAAGCGAATAATCCGTTTTTTAAATAAAAAAATGAAAGAAAATTTTGAAATTAACGAGAAAATGAAATTATTCCTCGGTTGGATTTCAGCGGAAAAGGGGCTTTCCGATAACACAAGAAAATCATATTTTTTCGATTTGGTTCGTTTTAACGGTTTCCTTAAAAATAATAATTTAAGCGAAGATACGGTTTCTTTGCAAGAATTGCAAAAACATATCGAAGACCTTCACGACATCGGATTTGCGCCTACGTCAATTCAGCGCTGTATTTCGGCTATCCGCGGATATTTCAGATTTTTATGCGATGAAAACGAATTA
Proteins encoded in this region:
- a CDS encoding MBL fold metallo-hydrolase, with amino-acid sequence MYKIECFKSGRISTNSYLLIEDGNAVLIDAPPDPFDTIEYIKKNKINLRAILLTHCHFDHFLGIFNFWDEIDKNIPLYFHSAEHFLIADEHINGGKLFGKRASYNGSYIPLEEGKLSIGNFVFDVYHIPGHTPGGIVFLIGADCFSGDSLFAGTVGRSDWGYSDGKALIENIKSKLFVLSDSTNVLPGHGYCSTIGEEKANNPFFK